The Gemmatimonadota bacterium genome has a segment encoding these proteins:
- a CDS encoding 6-carboxytetrahydropterin synthase — MPVVTVTRRLRFNAAHRVHNPGLSDAENTALFGKCNNPNWHGHNYTLDVSVTGPIDPVTGYVMDLGQLRALVEREVLEEVDHRNLNLDVPFMRGINPTSENLVVAIWNVLAPQVAPATLTRLRLWETEHNFVDYHGESA, encoded by the coding sequence GTGCCCGTCGTTACCGTCACCCGTCGCCTGCGCTTCAACGCCGCCCATCGGGTGCACAACCCGGGGCTGAGCGATGCCGAGAACACGGCGCTTTTCGGCAAGTGTAACAACCCCAATTGGCACGGCCACAACTACACGCTGGATGTCTCGGTCACCGGTCCCATCGACCCGGTCACGGGCTATGTGATGGACCTGGGGCAACTGCGTGCCCTCGTGGAGCGCGAGGTGCTGGAAGAGGTCGACCACCGCAACCTGAACCTCGACGTGCCGTTCATGCGGGGGATCAACCCCACGAGCGAAAACCTGGTGGTGGCGATCTGGAACGTTCTGGCCCCCCAGGTGGCCCCGGCGACCCTCACACGGCTGCGGCTGTGGGAGACGGAGCACAACTTTGTCGACTATCATGGTGAGTCTGCATGA
- the folE gene encoding GTP cyclohydrolase I FolE, producing the protein MPWQIKPVETDDAPFAGAECLEFENLVRRQLELVGEDPAREGLVRTPHRVVNAMRFLTHGYGLKVEDVVGEGIFAEEHEQMVMVRDIELYSMCEHHMLPFFGKAHIAYIPNGRIVGLSKLPRIVDMFARRLQVQERLTGEIAKAIQDVLQPRGVGVVIEAYHLCMMMRGVEKQNSKTITSSLLGNFRDDAMTRDEFLRLAHGSGPR; encoded by the coding sequence ATGCCCTGGCAAATTAAGCCTGTTGAGACCGACGACGCCCCGTTTGCCGGGGCGGAGTGCCTGGAGTTTGAGAACCTCGTCCGGCGCCAGCTGGAGCTCGTCGGGGAGGATCCCGCGCGCGAGGGGTTGGTGCGCACCCCGCATCGCGTGGTGAACGCGATGCGGTTCCTCACCCACGGGTACGGGCTCAAGGTCGAGGACGTGGTGGGCGAGGGAATCTTCGCCGAGGAGCACGAGCAGATGGTGATGGTGCGCGACATCGAGCTGTACTCGATGTGCGAGCATCACATGCTGCCGTTCTTTGGGAAGGCGCACATTGCCTACATCCCCAACGGCCGCATCGTGGGATTGTCCAAGCTGCCGCGCATCGTCGACATGTTCGCCCGTCGCCTGCAGGTGCAGGAGCGGCTCACCGGGGAGATCGCCAAGGCGATCCAGGACGTCCTGCAACCGCGTGGGGTGGGCGTCGTGATCGAGGCGTATCACCTCTGCATGATGATGCGCGGCGTGGAGAAGCAGAACTCCAAGACCATCACGTCGTCCTTGCTCGGCAACTTCCGCGACGACGCCATGACGCGCGACGAGTTCCTGCGGCTGGCGCACGGGTCGGGACCGCGGTGA
- a CDS encoding SDR family NAD(P)-dependent oxidoreductase, with protein MSLEGRVALVTGASRGIGAAAAAALAAAGARVVLVARSHDALHALAASLPGATPLVADLSNPGGVDHLAEEVRGLVGHPDLLILNAGVFALGAVGELALGTVDRMIDLNLRAPYHLLHHFLPPMRARGSGHVVTIGSVADHAAFPDNGGYALTKFGTRGLHEVVRMELRGTGVRATLVSPGPVDTPIWDPLHPETRPGFPPRSAMLHPADVADAVLWAASRPAHVNVDEVRLGYR; from the coding sequence GTGAGCCTCGAAGGACGCGTCGCACTGGTGACCGGGGCGTCCCGCGGCATCGGGGCGGCGGCCGCCGCAGCCCTCGCCGCGGCTGGCGCGCGGGTGGTGCTGGTGGCGCGGTCGCACGACGCGCTCCATGCGCTTGCCGCGTCGCTCCCTGGAGCGACGCCGCTGGTGGCTGACCTCAGCAATCCCGGGGGCGTCGATCACCTCGCAGAGGAGGTCCGCGGCCTGGTCGGCCACCCGGACCTGCTGATCCTCAACGCGGGGGTCTTTGCGCTGGGGGCCGTTGGGGAACTCGCGTTAGGCACCGTGGACCGGATGATCGACCTGAACCTGCGCGCGCCCTATCACCTCTTGCACCATTTCCTCCCGCCCATGCGCGCGCGTGGTTCCGGGCACGTCGTGACCATCGGGTCGGTGGCGGACCACGCGGCCTTCCCCGATAACGGCGGGTATGCGCTGACGAAATTCGGCACCCGCGGGCTCCACGAGGTGGTGCGCATGGAGCTGCGGGGGACCGGGGTTCGGGCCACGCTGGTCTCGCCCGGTCCGGTCGACACACCGATCTGGGACCCGCTGCATCCAGAGACCCGACCCGGCTTCCCGCCGCGGTCGGCGATGCTGCATCCCGCGGACGTCGCGGACGCCGTGCTGTGGGCCGCCTCGCGTCCCGCGCATGTCAACGTGGACGAGGTCCGGCTCGGCTACCGCTAG
- a CDS encoding ABC transporter permease, giving the protein MPGFPEWLSASAVVARVSTWYRALRHRAEVEQEVREEFRHHLDERAAHLMRDGLAPAAARDRARREFGHEGTFRELSREAKGLESFAPLRFSWLDVKVGVRLLRKHPMLNLAAIFALAVGIPVGLAPSHLARALHAPLPGDGDDRLRAIRYWDPLSSAVAPTWDSDFTTWASSLEGFSALGALRTLTYNVATRDGQATPAAAAQLSANVFPMLSARPAMGRLLADEDFATGAPDVVVIGYALWASRFGQDPHVLGQGLRIGRRVYEVVGVMPEGFGFPANEILWLPLRPASTGGVDERVRVHVIGRLADGVSASSAQAEVSALAQPQLTSATSAAAVAERRRLRAEVVPFGLLFLNLPAGGLASLPEFRYAQAMMFALLLVACGNVAMLVFARTATRSRELAIRTSLGASRARLVSQVFVETLLLAVIAAGIGVLVFDWALRHVNLASLATPEATALPYWLSLHLTATTALTALALAAVSATLAGVLPAIAITGRAIAQNIRGGARFHFGKLTAALVVADIAVSVAAIGMAFAVSSHATDLQVANRATGIPSSEYLAVEVRLPDGTAGDAGAPALRQAQLAEAQRALVAAIEAEPGVTRAAVADVLPRMEHRSMPYEVDGVERAPDTPPRWTRVAHIDVGYLGALGTPLLNGRDFVRTDVEGGTRVAIVNTAFVERVLGGRVPLGRRVRFPSPTDTTSAVWHEVVGVIGPLGVNVVNADQGAAVYLPAAPGTINPMQLAVHTRVPPASLAGRMRDVVQEVHPDLVVGRAVALSDVRQGDWYLVMGIAAGLVVLVGVLIALATSGLYAMLSLAVSERTREIGIRAALGAQRHALVLTILRRSALQVGVGAALGLPLAARFVLELSRTPDRGGSVPLSLGLALGFAGGIVALVGLCSGLVPTRRILAIQAREAMHADG; this is encoded by the coding sequence ATGCCCGGCTTCCCTGAATGGCTGTCGGCATCCGCCGTCGTTGCCCGCGTGAGCACCTGGTATCGCGCGCTCCGGCATCGGGCCGAGGTCGAGCAAGAGGTGCGGGAGGAATTTCGACATCACCTCGACGAACGTGCCGCGCACCTCATGCGGGACGGCCTGGCTCCCGCGGCGGCCCGGGACCGCGCGCGCCGCGAGTTTGGCCACGAAGGGACGTTCCGGGAGTTGTCCCGCGAGGCGAAGGGGCTCGAGTCCTTCGCACCGCTCCGCTTTTCCTGGTTGGACGTGAAGGTGGGCGTGCGTTTGCTGCGGAAGCACCCGATGCTCAACCTCGCGGCCATCTTCGCACTCGCGGTGGGCATTCCGGTGGGGCTGGCACCGTCGCACCTCGCGCGTGCCCTGCACGCGCCGTTGCCGGGTGACGGAGACGACAGGCTCCGGGCCATCCGGTATTGGGACCCGCTGTCGTCTGCCGTCGCGCCGACCTGGGACTCCGACTTCACGACGTGGGCCTCGTCGCTCGAGGGCTTCTCGGCGCTGGGCGCGCTGCGCACGTTGACCTACAACGTCGCCACGAGGGACGGCCAGGCGACGCCCGCCGCTGCCGCGCAGCTCTCGGCGAATGTTTTCCCGATGTTGTCTGCGCGCCCGGCCATGGGGCGCCTCCTCGCCGACGAGGACTTCGCGACTGGCGCGCCCGACGTCGTCGTGATTGGCTACGCCCTGTGGGCCTCCCGGTTCGGTCAGGATCCGCACGTCCTGGGTCAGGGGCTGCGGATCGGGCGGCGCGTGTACGAGGTGGTCGGCGTGATGCCAGAGGGGTTCGGCTTCCCCGCCAACGAGATCCTCTGGCTTCCGCTGCGGCCCGCGTCCACCGGGGGCGTCGACGAGCGCGTGCGCGTGCACGTCATCGGCCGGTTGGCCGATGGGGTATCGGCGTCCAGCGCGCAAGCCGAGGTGTCGGCTCTCGCCCAACCCCAGCTCACGAGCGCCACCAGCGCGGCCGCCGTGGCCGAACGGCGGCGACTGCGCGCGGAGGTCGTCCCGTTCGGCCTCCTGTTCCTCAACCTGCCAGCGGGCGGGCTGGCCAGCCTGCCGGAATTCCGGTATGCGCAGGCCATGATGTTCGCGCTCCTCCTCGTCGCGTGCGGCAACGTCGCCATGCTCGTGTTTGCGCGAACGGCGACGCGCTCGCGAGAACTCGCGATTCGCACATCACTTGGGGCGAGCCGCGCGCGCCTCGTGTCCCAGGTCTTCGTGGAAACCTTGCTCCTGGCCGTGATCGCGGCCGGGATCGGCGTGCTGGTCTTTGACTGGGCGCTGCGACATGTGAACCTTGCGAGCCTTGCGACCCCCGAAGCGACGGCGTTGCCGTATTGGCTCTCGCTGCACCTGACCGCGACCACGGCGCTCACCGCGCTCGCGTTGGCTGCCGTGAGCGCGACGCTCGCCGGCGTCCTGCCAGCCATCGCCATCACCGGCCGGGCCATCGCGCAGAACATCCGCGGCGGTGCGCGGTTCCACTTCGGCAAGCTCACGGCCGCATTGGTGGTCGCAGACATCGCGGTATCAGTGGCGGCGATCGGGATGGCGTTCGCGGTGTCCAGCCACGCCACGGACCTGCAGGTCGCCAACCGAGCAACGGGCATTCCGTCATCCGAATACCTCGCGGTCGAGGTCCGATTGCCCGATGGTACGGCCGGGGACGCCGGCGCCCCCGCCCTTCGCCAGGCACAGCTGGCCGAGGCGCAGCGTGCGCTCGTCGCCGCGATCGAGGCGGAACCCGGGGTGACGCGCGCCGCGGTGGCTGACGTCCTCCCGCGCATGGAGCATCGCTCGATGCCGTATGAAGTGGATGGCGTCGAACGCGCACCGGACACCCCGCCCCGCTGGACCCGGGTCGCGCACATCGACGTGGGCTACCTTGGGGCGCTCGGGACCCCGCTGCTCAACGGTCGCGACTTCGTGCGAACCGACGTGGAGGGCGGAACGCGCGTTGCGATCGTGAACACCGCGTTCGTGGAGCGTGTGCTTGGCGGCCGCGTTCCCCTGGGGCGGCGGGTGCGCTTCCCCTCGCCAACCGACACCACCAGCGCCGTGTGGCACGAGGTCGTTGGCGTCATCGGGCCCCTGGGGGTGAACGTGGTGAATGCCGACCAGGGCGCGGCGGTCTACCTGCCCGCAGCGCCCGGCACCATCAACCCGATGCAGCTCGCGGTGCACACCAGGGTGCCACCGGCCTCACTCGCCGGGCGCATGCGCGACGTGGTGCAGGAGGTGCATCCCGACCTGGTGGTGGGAAGGGCCGTCGCGCTCAGCGACGTGCGACAGGGCGATTGGTACCTGGTCATGGGGATCGCGGCGGGCCTGGTCGTCCTGGTCGGGGTGCTCATCGCGCTGGCGACATCGGGTCTCTACGCGATGCTTTCGCTGGCGGTCTCCGAGCGCACGCGCGAGATCGGCATCCGGGCCGCACTGGGGGCCCAGCGGCACGCGCTGGTGCTCACGATCCTGCGACGTTCCGCCCTGCAGGTGGGGGTTGGGGCCGCGCTCGGGCTCCCGCTGGCCGCGCGATTCGTGCTCGAGCTCTCTCGTACGCCGGATCGCGGCGGCTCGGTGCCGCTGTCGCTTGGGCTCGCGCTTGGCTTCGCCGGCGGCATCGTGGCACTCGTGGGGTTATGCTCGGGGCTCGTGCCCACGCGCCGCATCCTGGCGATCCAGGCACGTGAGGCCATGCACGCCGACGGATAG
- a CDS encoding PadR family transcriptional regulator, whose translation MASTAELLPGNLDLVILKAISLGDVHGYGVLLRIEQISGGAILVQQGALYPALYRLEQKGMIAGRWGTSSNNRRARFYQLTPLGLSQLDHEQRSWQHLAEAISRSLLATPQEI comes from the coding sequence GTGGCGTCCACGGCCGAACTGCTACCAGGAAATCTCGACCTCGTCATCCTCAAGGCGATCTCTCTCGGAGACGTGCACGGATACGGCGTCCTGCTGCGCATCGAGCAAATCTCGGGTGGCGCCATCCTGGTGCAACAGGGCGCCCTGTATCCGGCCCTGTATCGCCTCGAGCAGAAGGGGATGATCGCGGGCCGCTGGGGGACCTCGTCGAACAACCGACGCGCCCGCTTCTACCAGCTCACCCCATTGGGGCTGAGCCAGCTGGACCACGAGCAACGCAGCTGGCAGCACCTCGCCGAGGCGATATCCCGCTCGCTGCTGGCTACCCCGCAGGAGATCTGA
- a CDS encoding aldo/keto reductase, with protein sequence MRTRPIPSTGEMLPVIGLGTWQTFDVGTDPAARAECASTLGAFLDGGGRVIDSSPMYGSSEQVVGDLLAARPAGSHAWIATKVWTSGERAGIDQMNTSLRRLGADPIDLMQVHNLVDWQTHLRTLRAWKAAGRVRYLGLTHYQAGAHADLARVIQSEAVDFVQVNLSLDEPDAASSLLAACARHGVGVIVNRPFGGGGSFARVRTQPLPAWVAELGVASWAQFMLTWILSFPEVTCVIPGTRRATHVVDNLGAGRIAPVSGPLRDRMSMEWRRLAR encoded by the coding sequence ATGCGCACCCGCCCCATTCCCTCAACCGGCGAGATGTTGCCAGTCATTGGCCTTGGCACCTGGCAGACCTTCGACGTCGGCACCGATCCCGCCGCGCGCGCCGAATGCGCGTCCACGTTAGGCGCCTTCCTCGATGGCGGCGGGCGCGTGATCGATTCCTCCCCGATGTACGGCTCCTCCGAGCAGGTGGTCGGCGACCTGCTCGCCGCCCGTCCTGCGGGTTCACACGCATGGATCGCCACCAAGGTCTGGACGAGTGGCGAACGCGCCGGCATCGACCAGATGAACACCTCGCTGCGTCGCCTGGGCGCCGACCCGATCGACCTCATGCAGGTCCACAACCTGGTGGATTGGCAGACGCACCTCCGGACCCTGAGGGCCTGGAAGGCCGCGGGCCGCGTGCGGTACCTCGGGCTCACCCACTACCAGGCCGGCGCGCACGCTGACCTCGCTCGTGTCATCCAGTCGGAGGCGGTCGACTTCGTGCAGGTCAACCTGTCATTGGATGAACCAGACGCCGCGTCGTCGCTTCTTGCCGCATGTGCGCGGCACGGCGTCGGGGTCATCGTCAATCGCCCCTTCGGGGGCGGTGGGTCGTTCGCTCGGGTCCGCACACAGCCACTCCCCGCGTGGGTCGCGGAGCTTGGCGTTGCGTCATGGGCGCAGTTCATGCTCACCTGGATCCTGTCGTTCCCCGAGGTGACCTGTGTGATCCCCGGTACGCGCCGTGCCACACACGTCGTCGACAACCTCGGCGCCGGCCGTATCGCCCCCGTGAGCGGCCCCCTTCGCGACCGCATGTCAATGGAGTGGCGACGCCTGGCCCGCTGA
- a CDS encoding family 43 glycosylhydrolase, translated as MRLRAALLFLPALALAPCSAAAQRTSGNPVIPGWYADPEAHVFDGKYWIFPTFSAPYDQQTFLDAFSSDDLVSWTRHARVLDTTGVRWARRAMWAPSIVEKDGWYYLFFGANDIQSDREHGGIGVARARTPAGPFVDYLGKPLIDRFHHGAQPIDQMVFRDDDGSYYIVYGGWRHCNIAKLNRDFTGFEPFPDGSVFREITPTGYVEGAYMLRHAGKYYFMWSEGGWTGPDYAVAYAVGDSPFGPFARVGQILAQDPGVATGAGHHSVVQAPASGQWYIVYHRRPLGQTDRNHRVVSIDHLRFDADGRILPVKITFEGVPPDPIRP; from the coding sequence ATGAGACTCCGAGCCGCCCTCCTGTTCCTTCCCGCCCTCGCCTTGGCGCCATGTTCAGCCGCCGCGCAGCGCACGTCCGGCAATCCCGTCATCCCGGGCTGGTACGCCGACCCCGAGGCGCATGTCTTCGACGGGAAGTACTGGATCTTCCCGACGTTCTCTGCGCCGTACGACCAGCAGACGTTCCTTGACGCCTTCTCCTCGGACGACCTGGTCAGCTGGACACGCCATGCCCGCGTGCTCGATACCACGGGGGTCCGATGGGCCCGACGCGCGATGTGGGCGCCCTCGATCGTGGAGAAGGACGGGTGGTACTACCTCTTCTTTGGCGCCAACGACATCCAGAGCGACCGCGAGCACGGCGGGATCGGCGTCGCACGCGCGCGCACACCCGCGGGCCCCTTCGTCGACTATCTCGGCAAGCCGCTCATCGACCGCTTTCATCACGGCGCGCAGCCCATCGACCAGATGGTGTTTCGCGACGATGACGGGAGTTACTACATCGTGTACGGCGGCTGGCGGCACTGCAACATCGCCAAGCTCAACCGGGACTTCACCGGGTTCGAACCCTTCCCGGACGGATCGGTGTTCCGCGAGATCACGCCGACAGGATACGTGGAAGGGGCCTACATGCTGCGGCACGCTGGCAAGTACTACTTCATGTGGTCCGAGGGCGGGTGGACCGGTCCGGACTACGCGGTCGCGTACGCGGTGGGGGATTCACCGTTTGGTCCCTTCGCGCGCGTCGGACAGATCCTTGCCCAGGACCCTGGTGTCGCCACCGGAGCGGGGCACCACTCGGTGGTCCAGGCTCCGGCCTCGGGTCAGTGGTACATCGTGTATCATCGCCGCCCGCTGGGACAAACGGACCGCAACCACCGCGTGGTGAGCATTGACCACCTGAGGTTCGATGCGGACGGGCGGATCCTCCCGGTAAAGATCACCTTCGAGGGGGTGCCGCCGGACCCGATTCGTCCATGA
- a CDS encoding alpha/beta hydrolase, which translates to MIRLLRLAALPLVAACTPPALAAQLLAPQPVPTQNTESYRLASPSMGRTYDITVGLPRSYVDSATKRYPLLLVTDGNDYFPLVFHAANTVGGIEEVIVVSVGAPFEEGRDAFTRRRVHEFSPPQWALKDPFGQVVQAGCNAFKLAVSDCVGGAPKFLSMLTQELLPRVTARYRIDSDRLGLFGVSAGGFFASWAIFQEQSPFRTYIISSPAMAYGDDEVLRQESRYAQSHKDLAVRVYLASGTLEIDDPELEGIGHIVSGQARLSAALRGRRYPGLTLHSEMLQGLGHTDAPGTTAVRGMRLLYAR; encoded by the coding sequence ATGATTCGCTTGCTGCGCCTGGCCGCCCTGCCGCTGGTGGCTGCCTGCACGCCGCCGGCCCTCGCGGCCCAGCTGCTGGCCCCGCAGCCGGTGCCCACGCAGAACACCGAATCGTACCGCCTTGCGTCGCCTTCCATGGGGCGTACATACGACATTACCGTCGGCCTCCCTCGCAGCTATGTGGACAGCGCCACGAAGCGTTACCCGCTGCTGCTGGTCACCGATGGCAATGATTACTTCCCCCTCGTCTTCCACGCCGCCAACACCGTTGGTGGAATCGAGGAGGTCATCGTCGTCAGCGTGGGCGCCCCGTTCGAGGAGGGGCGGGACGCCTTTACCCGTCGGCGTGTGCACGAGTTCTCGCCGCCGCAGTGGGCCCTGAAGGACCCGTTCGGGCAGGTCGTGCAGGCCGGGTGCAACGCGTTCAAGCTCGCCGTGTCCGACTGCGTGGGCGGTGCGCCGAAGTTCCTCTCCATGCTCACCCAGGAGCTCCTGCCCCGCGTCACTGCCAGGTACCGCATCGACAGCGACCGCCTTGGCCTGTTCGGCGTTTCGGCCGGTGGCTTCTTCGCCTCGTGGGCAATCTTCCAGGAGCAGTCACCCTTTCGCACCTACATCATCTCGAGCCCGGCGATGGCGTATGGGGACGACGAGGTCCTTCGCCAGGAGTCGCGTTACGCACAGTCACACAAGGACCTCGCGGTGCGCGTGTACCTCGCATCGGGGACCTTGGAGATCGACGACCCGGAACTCGAGGGGATTGGGCACATCGTCAGCGGACAGGCACGGCTGAGCGCTGCGCTACGGGGCCGACGCTACCCGGGACTCACGCTCCACAGTGAAATGCTTCAGGGCCTCGGCCATACGGACGCCCCTGGGACAACCGCCGTCCGGGGGATGCGGCTGCTCTATGCCAGGTGA
- a CDS encoding cupin domain-containing protein produces the protein MTFETAMRERRRTLGLSLQQLAARSGVSAAMLSEVERGRKSPTLRVAAQIADGLQLAISALLGAEPVARMQVRRRAERRRLVDSRSAIERHLLAPALLAQGIEVVWYVVPPGSESGTFAPHQHGTLSHATVVRGTVEFDADGEHIVLRAGDSIDFPASITHEFRNTGRAPCEFLLVVDTRRP, from the coding sequence ATGACCTTCGAAACCGCCATGCGTGAGCGACGTCGAACGCTCGGACTGAGTCTCCAGCAGCTCGCCGCGCGCAGCGGGGTCAGTGCGGCCATGCTGTCCGAGGTGGAGCGCGGGCGCAAGAGTCCGACCCTGCGTGTGGCCGCGCAAATCGCCGATGGACTGCAACTCGCCATCTCCGCGCTCCTTGGAGCGGAACCTGTCGCGCGGATGCAGGTGCGCCGCCGCGCTGAGCGCCGACGCCTGGTCGACTCACGGAGCGCGATCGAGCGCCACCTCCTGGCGCCCGCGCTCCTGGCCCAAGGCATCGAAGTCGTGTGGTATGTGGTGCCGCCGGGGAGCGAAAGCGGGACCTTTGCCCCACACCAGCATGGTACCCTGTCGCATGCCACCGTCGTACGGGGCACCGTGGAGTTCGATGCCGACGGTGAGCACATCGTCCTCCGTGCCGGCGACTCCATCGACTTTCCAGCGAGCATCACCCACGAGTTCCGCAACACGGGGCGCGCTCCATGTGAATTCCTCCTCGTGGTCGACACGCGCCGACCGTAG
- a CDS encoding RNA polymerase sigma factor, whose translation MAHPALPTPDLEASLAALHEAGFAWARSCCQGDPDLAADVLQTTYVKVLAGNARFAGRSSFRTWLFGVIRLTSLELQRRGGRELPFDADTDAESGEASAELELIRAEECEALRAALGRLPDRQREVLHLVFQQEMTIAEAGVVMGVSLGSARVHYERAKKRLRALLVAGGHGRRADQAHADSEE comes from the coding sequence ATGGCCCACCCTGCCTTGCCAACCCCGGACCTCGAGGCATCGCTCGCCGCGCTGCACGAGGCGGGTTTTGCATGGGCACGGAGCTGCTGCCAGGGCGACCCGGATCTTGCCGCGGACGTCCTGCAGACGACCTACGTGAAGGTCCTGGCGGGGAATGCCCGGTTCGCTGGGCGTTCGTCCTTTCGGACCTGGTTGTTCGGCGTCATCCGCTTGACTTCGTTGGAGCTGCAGCGTCGCGGGGGACGCGAGTTGCCGTTCGATGCAGACACGGACGCCGAGTCCGGGGAAGCCAGCGCGGAACTGGAACTGATCCGCGCCGAGGAATGCGAGGCACTGCGCGCCGCACTGGGCCGGTTGCCCGACCGCCAGCGCGAAGTGTTGCACCTGGTGTTCCAGCAGGAGATGACGATTGCAGAGGCGGGGGTGGTGATGGGGGTGTCGCTGGGCTCGGCGCGCGTCCACTATGAACGCGCCAAGAAGCGCTTGCGGGCACTGCTCGTGGCCGGTGGCCATGGGCGTCGTGCCGACCAGGCGCACGCTGACTCGGAGGAATGA